A genomic region of Alicyclobacillus sp. SO9 contains the following coding sequences:
- a CDS encoding CrcB family protein codes for MNIFAIAVFAALGGASRVLLEHLLGPVVGMVPAFQMPFATLVSNLVGSFFIGFFYIAASRRRVREWLQLGVSVGFLGAFTTFSTFTLNILQVATNNPAAALVYTGLSLVGGVFLVLAGESLAESWVRPRISPRISPQITLSSEDVAETPSAHRDLKGMRE; via the coding sequence ATGAACATCTTTGCAATTGCTGTTTTTGCTGCGTTGGGAGGCGCTTCACGCGTCTTGTTGGAACACCTGCTTGGTCCCGTCGTGGGAATGGTTCCGGCGTTTCAGATGCCATTTGCTACTCTGGTAAGCAACCTGGTTGGGTCGTTCTTCATTGGCTTCTTCTATATTGCGGCATCACGCAGGCGGGTGCGTGAATGGCTTCAACTCGGCGTCAGCGTGGGTTTTCTCGGGGCCTTTACCACCTTTTCCACGTTTACACTCAATATCTTACAAGTCGCAACGAACAATCCTGCTGCAGCGCTGGTGTACACCGGACTAAGTCTGGTTGGAGGTGTATTTCTGGTCTTGGCTGGAGAGTCTCTTGCAGAATCTTGGGTGCGCCCCCGAATCAGTCCCCGAATCAGTCCCCAAATCACCCTGAGTTCGGAAGATGTCGCCGAGACACCCTCGGCTCATCGCGATCTAAAGGGGATGAGGGAATGA
- the glyA gene encoding serine hydroxymethyltransferase, whose translation MANLKDWDNEVAEAMEQELQRQRNKIELIASENFVSEAVMQAMGSVLTNKYAEGYPGKRYYGGCEYVDVVENLARDRAKALFGAEHANVQPHSGAQANMAVYHAMLDPGDTVLGMNLSHGGHLTHGSPVNFSGKLYNFVAYGVDEQTQRIDYDKVLAAAKEHRPKMIVAGASAYPRIIDFKKMRDIADEVGAYLMVDMAHIAGLVATGHHPSPIPYAHFTTTTTHKTLRGPRGGMILTTEEFAKAIDKAIFPGIQGGPLMHVIAAKAVAFGEALKPEFKDYSKRIVENAAALAQALGARGFKLVSGGTDNHLLLIDVRNFDLTGKEAEHRLDEVGVTVNKNTIPFDPAKPFVTSGIRIGTPAVTTRGFDTQAMSEIADIFKVALQSEFGDAALAEARGLVDALTVRYPMYEGLSYAQ comes from the coding sequence TTGGCTAATTTGAAAGACTGGGACAATGAAGTTGCAGAAGCAATGGAGCAAGAGTTGCAGAGACAGCGAAATAAGATTGAGTTGATTGCGTCAGAAAATTTTGTAAGTGAAGCTGTTATGCAGGCAATGGGCAGTGTTTTGACAAACAAGTACGCTGAGGGCTATCCAGGTAAACGTTATTACGGCGGCTGTGAGTACGTGGATGTCGTGGAAAACCTGGCGCGGGATCGGGCAAAGGCACTCTTCGGTGCCGAACATGCAAATGTACAGCCTCACTCTGGTGCTCAGGCCAACATGGCTGTCTATCATGCCATGTTAGATCCCGGTGACACTGTACTTGGAATGAACCTTTCTCACGGCGGTCACTTGACCCACGGGAGTCCTGTAAACTTTTCCGGAAAACTATACAACTTTGTCGCCTACGGCGTAGATGAACAGACGCAACGCATCGACTACGATAAAGTCTTGGCTGCGGCCAAGGAACACCGCCCCAAGATGATAGTCGCCGGCGCCAGTGCTTATCCGCGGATTATTGACTTTAAAAAGATGCGTGACATTGCTGACGAAGTCGGAGCCTATCTCATGGTCGACATGGCCCACATAGCAGGCTTGGTTGCAACAGGCCACCATCCTTCTCCGATTCCCTATGCCCATTTTACAACGACAACCACGCATAAAACCCTGCGGGGTCCTCGCGGCGGCATGATTCTGACAACCGAGGAGTTTGCGAAAGCCATTGACAAAGCCATTTTCCCCGGTATTCAGGGCGGCCCGTTGATGCACGTCATTGCAGCCAAAGCTGTCGCCTTTGGAGAGGCGCTAAAGCCCGAATTCAAGGATTACTCCAAGCGGATTGTTGAGAATGCAGCGGCTTTGGCACAAGCCTTGGGTGCCCGCGGATTTAAACTGGTTTCAGGCGGCACTGACAACCACCTTCTGCTGATTGACGTAAGAAACTTCGATTTAACAGGTAAGGAAGCAGAACACAGGCTGGACGAAGTCGGTGTTACGGTCAACAAAAACACGATTCCATTCGATCCCGCCAAACCCTTCGTCACCAGCGGCATCCGCATTGGTACACCTGCCGTCACGACTCGCGGCTTTGATACACAGGCTATGAGCGAAATTGCAGACATCTTCAAGGTAGCCCTGCAGAGCGAGTTTGGCGATGCAGCCCTGGCCGAGGCACGGGGCTTAGTCGATGCGTTGACAGTGCGCTATCCCATGTATGAAGGGTTGAGCTACGCACAGTAA
- a CDS encoding TIGR01440 family protein — translation MSDITMELTECLEDLRDAASLQAGDVLIVGASTSELLGKHIGKATSLEVGQQVVQACLDFAENTGCSVAFQCCEHLNRAVVVERSVARQKGWREVNAIPVPGAGGAVAAHAFFALPGACLVDAIEADAGIDVGDTLIGMHLRHVAVPVRGRRTEVGQAHITMARTRGPLIGGARAVYDVEEARRRVFPDLDKHTSGSVGTDSPAPNEPKSGATEPGSTCD, via the coding sequence GTGAGCGACATTACAATGGAATTGACGGAATGCTTGGAAGACCTGCGTGATGCGGCTTCTCTGCAAGCAGGGGATGTGTTGATTGTTGGTGCTTCCACCAGTGAACTGTTGGGGAAACACATTGGCAAGGCTACTTCACTCGAAGTTGGACAACAAGTTGTCCAAGCGTGTCTCGACTTTGCAGAGAACACGGGCTGTTCCGTCGCTTTTCAGTGCTGTGAGCATCTGAACCGGGCGGTTGTGGTGGAGAGGTCCGTGGCTCGTCAAAAAGGCTGGCGTGAAGTAAATGCGATTCCTGTTCCTGGTGCAGGAGGAGCAGTTGCGGCTCACGCCTTCTTTGCGTTGCCAGGTGCCTGTTTGGTTGATGCAATTGAGGCCGATGCCGGCATTGATGTCGGCGACACACTGATTGGCATGCATCTTCGACATGTCGCCGTACCAGTGCGGGGCAGACGCACAGAAGTGGGGCAAGCCCATATAACGATGGCACGAACAAGAGGGCCTCTGATTGGCGGAGCAAGAGCCGTCTATGATGTAGAAGAGGCACGCAGACGGGTATTTCCCGACTTGGACAAGCACACAAGCGGCTCAGTGGGCACTGACAGCCCGGCGCCGAACGAGCCGAAATCAGGCGCAACTGAACCAGGGAGCACCTGCGATTAG
- the rpiB gene encoding ribose 5-phosphate isomerase B: MKVGIGSDHAGYRLKKLLLPMLEKEGFELTDVGTYSEDSVDYPDFAVQVAKGVASGEYDRGVLICGTGLGMAISANKVSGIRAVTVHDTFSAEMARRHNNATVMTMGERVIGPGLAAEIVKVFLTTEFEGGRHQRRVDKMTEIERQNLDATC; encoded by the coding sequence ATGAAAGTGGGAATTGGCAGCGATCACGCAGGCTATAGATTGAAAAAACTACTCCTGCCCATGTTGGAAAAGGAAGGTTTTGAACTCACTGATGTCGGAACCTACTCCGAAGATTCCGTTGATTATCCTGACTTTGCGGTTCAGGTTGCGAAGGGCGTTGCCTCAGGTGAGTACGATAGAGGTGTTTTGATTTGTGGTACAGGCCTTGGTATGGCAATCAGTGCCAACAAGGTATCCGGAATTCGTGCAGTAACAGTCCATGACACATTCTCGGCTGAAATGGCTCGCAGGCACAATAACGCCACTGTGATGACCATGGGTGAACGCGTCATTGGTCCGGGATTGGCTGCAGAAATCGTGAAAGTCTTCTTGACCACTGAGTTCGAAGGGGGAAGACACCAGCGCCGGGTTGATAAAATGACTGAGATTGAGCGGCAGAACCTGGATGCTACATGTTGA
- a CDS encoding low molecular weight protein arginine phosphatase → MHIVFVCTGNTCRSPMAAFLLQQKLQQKGLSWTVTSAGLFAAPGMPMSKHAVGALDELGINGSAHYSQQLSPELIASASYVFTMTAGHRADLLAHFPEFSSKIHQLAKFAMGADTDSENAGRYDIVDPFGGSKQEYKQCAAELNKYIDLLIDRLNGTGPDTGTK, encoded by the coding sequence ATGCATATTGTGTTTGTATGTACGGGTAATACTTGCCGCAGTCCGATGGCGGCTTTTTTACTGCAGCAAAAGTTACAACAGAAGGGCCTGAGCTGGACGGTAACGTCAGCAGGACTATTTGCTGCCCCGGGGATGCCTATGTCAAAACACGCGGTTGGGGCGCTGGATGAACTGGGGATTAACGGATCGGCCCATTATTCACAGCAATTGAGCCCCGAATTGATTGCTTCCGCATCTTACGTGTTTACAATGACAGCAGGTCACCGCGCCGACCTTCTGGCACACTTTCCCGAGTTTTCATCCAAAATTCATCAACTCGCTAAGTTCGCGATGGGTGCGGATACGGACAGTGAGAACGCGGGACGATATGATATCGTAGACCCATTTGGCGGTTCCAAGCAGGAGTATAAACAGTGTGCCGCAGAGCTCAATAAATACATTGATTTGCTGATTGATAGACTGAACGGGACAGGGCCCGACACAGGTACAAAGTAA
- a CDS encoding manganese efflux pump produces the protein MLNHIHDLLEILMMSLALGMDAFSLAVGLGLQGIKRDTAWQLVTNIGLAHVFMASVGLVAGMVVQGLLGQVAQWFSALLLIGLGLHMVYSTLFSGESEKSFNPHSLAIPIFSLTVSFDALSVGFSLGLRSTAFGVVSVLSFGIIGSMMCLLGLWLGKRVTSLAGKYGELLGAAILIGFGIHFLIK, from the coding sequence TTGCTAAATCACATACATGACTTACTCGAAATTCTAATGATGTCACTGGCATTAGGTATGGATGCCTTTTCCCTCGCCGTCGGTCTGGGGCTTCAAGGTATCAAACGCGACACTGCCTGGCAGCTTGTGACAAATATCGGACTTGCCCATGTCTTTATGGCATCCGTTGGGCTTGTCGCAGGAATGGTCGTACAAGGCCTCCTTGGTCAGGTTGCCCAGTGGTTCAGCGCGTTATTGCTGATTGGGCTTGGGCTTCACATGGTCTATTCTACTCTCTTCTCGGGGGAAAGCGAGAAGTCCTTTAATCCGCATTCCCTTGCAATTCCTATATTTTCTCTCACAGTTTCTTTTGACGCACTCTCAGTTGGATTCAGTCTTGGTCTGCGGAGTACAGCTTTCGGCGTTGTCTCGGTTCTGTCCTTCGGGATAATCGGCTCGATGATGTGCCTGCTTGGACTGTGGTTGGGGAAAAGAGTAACTTCATTGGCGGGAAAATACGGAGAACTGCTTGGTGCTGCAATTCTGATTGGATTCGGAATCCATTTTCTTATAAAGTAG
- a CDS encoding GDSL-type esterase/lipase family protein translates to MNKSPHNSTNRFLTHSVAKLLLASVVVSFSVSACGQQATPQSLTLSTSPSNAKNQNEGVSLVSLGDSITFGEHLPGSKLPVVPGKQGTPSKYAYPFLVGKKEKWNVHDLGMAGYTSTQLLRYMKNKRVKHDLRTADVVTVDIGSNDLIAAAYNILEQMFKDPSNTSPQTQQAIFAKALNNYAKKLPEIITQIRKQTDAPIILMTLYDPFPAGSSLHEITEPLLAKANHIVLQTAVEHNCMLANIYSLMNHHQNELVRVKSNDIHPTIAGQEAIANVVENVINNAQNYRPEQYVYTTSDLNIYSHPHPSTSPAATVTAGHLIQVIGRKKDWLRVRTATAQVGYVQRTNLQLIDWPWPRPSHLGPILNNAADNNSGATSQQTPSTAVDSGQIHVQMSPSIKGFRFHNTIYASLSQLAKAIGANLQVGTENQTIDVQTILQSGIKGWVDTHKTPPVLHYFWPMYESPDQITGKGDYNVHYTATGTTQFVQLQQTDYLLEIDGEPVRLNAPVIQLGQGQFLNSGQNLYVPVYEFWKALGGNTKQ, encoded by the coding sequence GTGAACAAGAGCCCACACAACTCGACGAATCGTTTTTTGACACACTCTGTGGCGAAACTCCTGTTGGCGTCTGTCGTTGTTTCATTCAGTGTGTCTGCCTGCGGGCAACAAGCAACGCCTCAATCTCTGACGCTGTCCACCAGCCCAAGCAATGCTAAAAATCAAAACGAAGGTGTGAGCCTGGTCAGCCTTGGTGACTCTATTACGTTTGGTGAACATCTGCCAGGGTCAAAGCTTCCTGTTGTACCAGGGAAACAGGGCACGCCGTCAAAATATGCCTATCCGTTTCTAGTGGGCAAAAAAGAAAAGTGGAATGTTCATGATTTAGGGATGGCGGGATATACTTCTACGCAACTCTTGAGGTATATGAAAAATAAGAGAGTGAAGCACGATTTGCGAACTGCGGACGTTGTAACCGTTGATATAGGCAGCAACGATCTCATTGCCGCCGCCTACAATATTCTTGAACAGATGTTTAAAGATCCAAGCAACACTTCGCCTCAGACCCAACAAGCGATATTTGCGAAGGCACTGAACAACTATGCCAAGAAGCTCCCTGAAATTATTACCCAAATTCGAAAACAGACCGATGCTCCGATTATTCTCATGACCTTGTACGATCCGTTCCCCGCCGGCAGCTCGCTCCACGAAATCACGGAACCTCTGCTGGCCAAAGCCAACCATATCGTCCTGCAAACAGCAGTCGAACACAACTGTATGCTCGCAAACATATACAGCCTCATGAACCACCATCAGAACGAACTGGTTCGTGTGAAGAGCAACGACATTCACCCTACGATTGCCGGACAAGAAGCCATTGCCAATGTCGTTGAGAACGTCATTAACAACGCCCAAAACTATCGGCCGGAGCAATATGTCTACACAACTTCAGACCTCAACATCTATTCACATCCGCATCCGTCTACGTCACCCGCCGCAACCGTTACGGCAGGGCATCTGATTCAGGTCATCGGACGCAAGAAAGACTGGCTCCGTGTTAGGACAGCAACCGCACAGGTCGGCTATGTACAAAGGACAAATCTACAATTGATTGACTGGCCCTGGCCTAGACCCAGCCACCTCGGCCCCATTTTAAACAACGCGGCAGACAACAATTCCGGGGCCACAAGTCAACAAACACCGTCTACAGCAGTTGACTCAGGCCAAATCCATGTACAAATGAGTCCTTCCATTAAGGGATTTCGGTTCCATAACACCATTTATGCATCTCTGAGTCAGCTTGCAAAAGCGATTGGGGCCAATCTCCAGGTAGGAACAGAGAATCAGACAATCGATGTTCAGACGATTTTACAGAGCGGAATTAAAGGGTGGGTAGATACACACAAGACACCGCCTGTGCTGCATTACTTTTGGCCGATGTACGAAAGTCCCGACCAAATAACAGGGAAAGGAGATTACAATGTGCATTACACCGCGACCGGCACTACCCAGTTCGTCCAGTTGCAGCAAACGGATTATCTCCTTGAAATAGACGGTGAACCAGTCCGGCTAAACGCTCCAGTCATCCAGTTGGGGCAAGGACAGTTTCTTAATTCCGGGCAGAACCTGTATGTCCCGGTATACGAATTCTGGAAGGCCCTCGGCGGCAACACCAAGCAGTAA
- a CDS encoding L-threonylcarbamoyladenylate synthase, whose protein sequence is MEVWHISEEQEWKAEDLSRAADILRNDGLVAFPTETVYGLGGNALHQRAVLKIFEAKQRPADNPLIVHIADVSQLHQVMDEETALPEAAKVAMEQFWPGPLTLLLPANSALAEGVHPNLRNVGVRIPRHPAALKLLEAAGCPVAAPSANKSGKPSPTTAADVIEDMDGLIDGVVDGGACSVGLESTVAEIFDDHAVIYRPGHITREVLEDALQIPVVYAENLASSDSGESPQSPGMKYRHYAPEAKVHVWYGDSGRILVEMMKFIDDYNSAEIAVISERDFTGRVKSWKPPEGESYIGALSRELYRLLREFDRQGVRHVLVQGVPNTDMGAALMNRLGKAAEGRVKEV, encoded by the coding sequence GTGGAAGTGTGGCATATTTCCGAAGAACAGGAATGGAAGGCGGAGGACCTAAGCCGAGCAGCAGATATCTTGCGCAACGATGGTCTCGTAGCGTTTCCCACAGAAACTGTGTACGGCTTGGGAGGCAATGCCCTTCATCAGCGAGCCGTACTGAAAATCTTTGAGGCGAAGCAGCGCCCGGCGGACAACCCGCTTATCGTACATATTGCAGACGTTTCACAGTTACATCAAGTGATGGATGAGGAAACCGCTCTTCCCGAGGCCGCAAAAGTCGCAATGGAACAATTTTGGCCGGGTCCACTCACTCTGCTCCTTCCCGCAAACAGCGCCTTGGCCGAAGGTGTCCATCCAAACTTGCGCAATGTGGGTGTGCGTATTCCGCGCCATCCCGCGGCACTGAAGCTTCTGGAAGCGGCAGGATGTCCAGTGGCGGCTCCAAGTGCCAATAAGTCTGGCAAGCCCAGCCCAACTACGGCCGCGGATGTCATTGAGGATATGGACGGCCTTATCGACGGTGTGGTTGATGGCGGTGCCTGCAGCGTGGGCCTTGAATCCACTGTGGCTGAGATCTTCGACGATCACGCTGTCATTTACCGCCCCGGGCACATAACCCGCGAGGTTTTGGAGGATGCCCTGCAAATCCCCGTCGTGTACGCTGAAAACCTAGCTTCCAGCGATTCAGGTGAATCGCCCCAGTCACCTGGAATGAAGTACCGGCACTATGCTCCTGAAGCAAAGGTGCACGTCTGGTATGGCGATTCAGGACGGATCTTGGTAGAAATGATGAAGTTCATTGACGACTATAACAGCGCGGAAATTGCAGTCATTTCGGAGAGGGATTTTACTGGCCGAGTAAAATCGTGGAAACCCCCGGAAGGGGAGTCTTACATAGGTGCGCTCAGCCGTGAACTGTATCGCCTCCTGCGTGAATTTGACAGACAGGGTGTTCGCCATGTCTTGGTACAGGGTGTACCCAATACGGACATGGGGGCTGCCCTAATGAACCGCTTGGGAAAAGCGGCCGAAGGCAGAGTGAAGGAAGTATAG
- the spoIIR gene encoding stage II sporulation protein R, with protein MGWKRLIAFVTVVAVLAGGGHILETMNHISKTAVAGLRSSAAGVAGRVQTGQVRSATPPTSKQQISSQAQASKPADLTVSSQVDPAVPHDAPIPKNALRLRIIANSDSAADQQLKREVRNAVVVQVAKLIKGATTEAQAQKIVTNHLPSLKSLAVQVVHQHGFRYDVKAKVGKVPFPTKVYGNRVYPAGNYKALRFILGKGQGKNWWCVLFPPLCFVDIADGDAVPNTGGFPDLPPLETITVPNLQGKPTKVAVRLASVDYGEELWKTVKQWF; from the coding sequence ATGGGATGGAAGAGGCTCATCGCGTTTGTAACTGTCGTTGCGGTTTTGGCGGGTGGTGGACATATACTTGAAACAATGAACCATATCAGTAAGACTGCGGTCGCTGGGCTGCGGTCATCTGCCGCCGGCGTTGCTGGTCGGGTACAAACAGGCCAGGTCCGGTCTGCCACACCCCCAACATCTAAACAGCAAATATCGTCGCAGGCTCAAGCATCCAAGCCGGCGGATTTAACGGTGAGTTCCCAGGTCGATCCCGCCGTTCCACACGACGCCCCCATCCCCAAAAACGCCTTGCGGCTGCGCATCATTGCCAACAGCGACAGCGCGGCAGACCAGCAGTTGAAACGTGAGGTGCGAAACGCCGTGGTTGTTCAAGTTGCCAAGTTGATAAAAGGTGCGACCACTGAAGCGCAGGCTCAGAAAATTGTTACCAATCACCTACCTTCACTCAAGTCACTGGCCGTACAGGTTGTTCATCAGCACGGTTTCCGGTACGATGTGAAAGCGAAGGTAGGGAAAGTCCCCTTTCCCACAAAGGTTTACGGGAACCGCGTCTATCCTGCTGGGAACTATAAGGCTCTCCGCTTTATTCTCGGGAAGGGACAGGGCAAGAACTGGTGGTGTGTGCTCTTTCCGCCCTTGTGTTTCGTAGATATAGCAGATGGAGATGCGGTGCCAAACACAGGAGGTTTTCCGGACCTGCCGCCGCTCGAAACAATTACAGTTCCAAACTTACAGGGGAAACCCACGAAAGTAGCCGTTCGATTGGCGTCCGTAGACTACGGAGAAGAACTATGGAAGACCGTTAAGCAATGGTTTTAG
- a CDS encoding aminotransferase class I/II-fold pyridoxal phosphate-dependent enzyme, translated as MNVPVSRRVHQLTTGIFSELAEKKRAAKALGQDVIDLSIGSPDLPPPAEVQKALVENVKDGSQFGYTLRGLPEFHEAAADFYYRRYGVQVMAETEVLQLMGSQDGLAHLATALLNPEDAVLVPNPGYPIYEASVHISGAQLIPMPLQKENGFLPDLKSLAEQDLSRVKLMILNYPGNPVTALANREFFVELVAFARRHNIVVAHDFAYSELVFDGKRPLSLLSIPGAKEVAVEFNSLSKTFNMAGCRIGYVMGNQHIIGLLGRLKSHIDYGIFEPIQRAGIAALRSSHTVLDRLVQQYEQRRNTLIGGLHEAGWPVPRSEATMFVWAPIPNLVGRQAPWTSREFSFDLLETTGVAVTPGNAFGSLGEGYVRIALVQPEQRLAEAAARINLFLDRARAAK; from the coding sequence ATGAATGTTCCGGTATCGCGCCGTGTTCACCAATTGACAACAGGAATCTTTTCTGAGCTGGCTGAGAAGAAGAGAGCAGCTAAAGCCTTAGGGCAAGATGTTATCGATCTGAGCATAGGCAGCCCGGATCTCCCCCCTCCTGCCGAAGTTCAGAAGGCACTCGTTGAGAACGTCAAGGACGGGTCCCAGTTCGGTTACACGCTGCGAGGGTTACCCGAATTTCATGAGGCGGCAGCAGACTTCTATTATCGCCGGTACGGTGTTCAAGTCATGGCGGAAACAGAAGTACTCCAACTGATGGGGTCTCAGGACGGCCTCGCTCACTTAGCCACCGCACTATTGAATCCAGAAGATGCGGTTCTTGTGCCCAACCCGGGCTATCCTATTTATGAAGCCAGCGTTCATATTTCCGGTGCGCAACTGATTCCTATGCCACTCCAAAAGGAAAATGGTTTTCTGCCTGACTTGAAGTCACTTGCAGAACAGGACCTGAGCCGAGTCAAGCTGATGATTCTGAACTACCCTGGAAACCCCGTGACTGCGCTGGCTAACCGGGAGTTCTTCGTAGAGTTAGTCGCGTTTGCGCGGCGCCACAACATCGTGGTTGCCCACGATTTTGCCTATTCTGAACTTGTTTTCGACGGCAAACGTCCTCTGAGCCTCTTGTCTATCCCAGGCGCCAAGGAAGTAGCTGTTGAGTTCAATTCACTTTCGAAGACATTTAACATGGCAGGATGTCGAATTGGCTATGTGATGGGAAACCAGCATATCATCGGGCTGTTGGGGAGACTCAAGTCCCATATTGATTATGGGATTTTCGAGCCCATTCAAAGAGCGGGAATTGCAGCATTGCGCAGCTCGCATACCGTATTGGATCGACTTGTACAACAGTACGAACAACGGCGCAACACGTTGATAGGCGGGCTGCACGAAGCCGGATGGCCAGTACCGCGATCAGAAGCCACCATGTTTGTCTGGGCACCCATTCCCAACTTGGTCGGGCGACAGGCTCCTTGGACCTCCCGTGAATTTTCCTTCGATCTCCTTGAAACCACGGGAGTCGCTGTAACCCCCGGCAATGCCTTTGGCAGTCTGGGAGAAGGTTATGTCAGAATAGCACTTGTCCAACCGGAGCAACGGTTGGCAGAAGCCGCCGCGCGCATCAATTTGTTTTTGGACAGAGCCCGAGCAGCAAAGTGA
- the prmC gene encoding peptide chain release factor N(5)-glutamine methyltransferase: MSAETWSIGEALSWASSLLLNESQIAMQETEHRQSILRSEAEMLLQWAGSWNRVQLLSRLSEPIPAGVAERFAEAVRDRANSIPLQYITGSAGFYGREFAVDEGCLIPRPETEWLVETAKEWITNHHRNAAVVDVGTGSGAIAVTLKLECPGIQMRAVDVSEAALNIAQRNAKSFGAEVSFHYGDGIELVRSGNIQFNVLVTNPPYIPTGELDSLDIEVRDFEPKTALDGGVEGLDFYRRLIEMGQGVFAPGSAALFAEVGAGQAEVVSRSFKESGKWNGWHFWTVADLRGIERIVAGSRGVI; encoded by the coding sequence GTGAGCGCAGAAACTTGGAGTATCGGGGAAGCCCTCAGTTGGGCTTCCTCATTGTTGTTAAACGAGAGTCAGATTGCCATGCAGGAAACAGAACACCGGCAGTCTATTTTGCGTTCAGAGGCTGAAATGTTACTGCAATGGGCAGGAAGCTGGAATCGAGTACAACTCTTGTCTCGGCTCTCGGAACCTATCCCAGCGGGTGTGGCTGAGAGGTTTGCGGAGGCCGTACGAGATCGGGCAAATAGTATTCCACTTCAGTACATCACAGGTAGTGCCGGATTTTACGGCAGAGAGTTTGCCGTGGACGAAGGCTGCTTGATTCCTCGTCCGGAAACGGAGTGGCTGGTGGAGACCGCTAAAGAGTGGATAACAAATCACCATAGAAACGCAGCAGTTGTCGACGTAGGGACCGGAAGTGGTGCTATCGCAGTAACCTTGAAACTGGAGTGTCCGGGGATTCAAATGCGTGCTGTGGATGTGTCTGAAGCTGCGCTGAACATCGCACAACGGAATGCGAAATCCTTTGGTGCAGAGGTGTCGTTTCATTACGGCGACGGAATTGAGTTGGTGCGCTCCGGGAACATTCAATTCAATGTTCTTGTCACCAATCCTCCCTACATTCCAACAGGTGAACTAGATTCTCTCGATATCGAAGTAAGAGACTTTGAACCGAAAACAGCTCTTGACGGCGGGGTTGAGGGTTTGGACTTTTACCGCCGGCTTATTGAGATGGGGCAAGGGGTGTTTGCTCCGGGATCGGCTGCGCTGTTTGCGGAAGTCGGAGCAGGCCAGGCGGAAGTCGTATCTCGCTCTTTCAAGGAGTCAGGAAAGTGGAATGGCTGGCATTTCTGGACTGTGGCAGATTTGCGGGGTATTGAGCGAATTGTCGCTGGAAGCCGCGGTGTCATCTGA